The nucleotide sequence AGTATCCAATCCATAGTATCGTTATCACCAATGACAATACAGTCCAAGAAAGGAAAGCCCTTGCTCTGGGAGCCTCAGACTGTCTACGGAGGCCTTATTCTCCTGAGTTGTTGAGAATTCGAGTGGATCTGCATGCCACTAGCTTCATGGAAGAGCAAAATGTCTTATTTGACAGTTTGCTCTGGCAAGCTCCTATAGGTATAGCCATATATAGTGGTCCTGATGCAGCTCACTTGGAAATGGTTAAAGCTAATACAATCCTTCTCGAAATCATGGGACGTTCCAAGGAAGAACTCATGACCGTTGATTGGAGAGAAATTACCTATCCTGAGGATTTGGAGAAGGAGCTGGTCAAATACAAGCGATTCTCGCGACATGAGATTCCCGGGTATGAGATTGAGAAACGGTTCATCAAGCCTGATGGGTCTTTGATTTGGGTGAATATGACTGTTTCAAGGCTATATGCAAACCAACCTGAAGCGGAAGACTATCTTTGTATTGTCAAGGATATTACTGAACAGAAAGAGCTCGATATTTCACTGCGTGAGCGAGAGCGGATCATCCATTCCTACTTCTCCCAGTTGCCGGGAATGGCCTACCGGTGTTCATTTGATGAACAGTGGACCATGCAGTTTGTCTCATCTGGTTGTTTGGATCTTACTGGGTATTCGCCTGAGGAGTTGCTGAATAATGCTGCAGTCTCTTTCAATGAACTTATTTTGCCGATGCATCGCAAACGGGTGAAGGAAGAGTGGAAAAAGCTAGCAACAAAAGATACCCCGTTCATACAGGAATATGAGATTACCACAAAGAAGGGTGAGTTGAAGTGGGTTTATGATACGGGCAGAGGAATAATCGATGAAAACGGTGATATCATTGCTATCGAGGGTATGCTTTTCGACATCTCAGACAGAAAACAGGATGAATTAACCCTTGCCTATTACCATAACCATGATGAGTGGACCGAGTTGCCAAATAGAAGGTCATTGGTTTACTTATTGGAGAATGAACTAAAACATGCTGGGCATGCTCTCCTTGCGGTCAACCTGACTGCATTACATGCACTAAGTGCTGTTCATGGCTTACTCTATAGTAGGAATCTGGTGAAGTGTGTAGCAATGAGACTCCAGGCACTCAGTGATTCAGAGCATGTGTTGTTCAGTTCCTATGAGTATCAGTTGGTATTCTTTATCAAAGAGCCTGTTGATTCTACTGCGTTGTTTTCTTTCGGCAGACTGGTGTCCAAGAACGTTGCTACCTTGCTCCGCGAGGAGCGGGTAGGTTGGGGTATTGGGTTGATAGAGCTTTCTGAAGCTCCTGTAGAGGAGATTCTGACCAACCTTTTGGTTGCCTCTGAGCAAGCGTTGTCTGATTTTGATGCAGGTCATGAGGTTTGTGTCTTTGATGAGGCTATGCAGCAGGCAATGAGAAGGCGTACGACCATCGAGAGAGAACTCGCTGATCTGATCAAGCACCCATCCTCTTTCTCCTTCTACCTTCAGTTTCAGCCGATTTGGGATGTGAAGACACAGACAATTTCTGGCTTTGAGGCTCTCTCTAGGATGAAGAGCCCCATTTTGGGCAGCGTCTCTCCTTCTGAGTTCATAGAAGTTGCAGAGAAGGCCAAGCTTATTGTCCCCCTTGGCAAAATCATTATAGACAAGGCATTGAAATTCTTGTCCCTGATCGAGAAAGAGGGGTTTTCAAATGTTGGTGTCTCGATCAATATCTCTGCGATTCAGTTGATGAATAAGGCTTTTTTGCCTTCCCTGATGGAGGCTGTTGAACACCATAGAGTAGAAACTGAGAATATTACTTTGGAGGTGACTGAGTCAGTGTTTATTTCCAAGTTCCAGGAAGTGAATGATTTGTTCTGCCACCTCCAACAGCGTGGGATATCGATTGCAATCGATGATTTTGGCACTGGGTATTCAACGTTATCCCGAGAGCGCGAGCTGAATGTTAATGTCTTGAAGATTGATAAGACATTCATTGACAAGCTTGAGGTACTGCAAGAGAAGGAAGCTATTACAGCCGAAATCATCTCATTGGCCCATAAGTTAGGGCATACCGTAATTGCCGAAGGTGTTGAGTTTGAGAACCAATATAGCTACCTGAAGAAGTATCAATGCGATAAAATCCAGGGGTTCCTTTTCAGTAAACCCCTGGACATTTCTGATGCATTGGTATTACTCAAGCAAACGAATCGTACTTAGTAATCTTCACGTACGCCAAACTCAGCGTCCTCTACCCAACGGTGGGGGCGGGTAATGAGCTTTAGCATCTCCTTGAGTACTTCATAGTGACGTTTCTCTTCTGAGAGGATAAGTGAGAGAGCTTTCTTGGCTTCTTCATCTGTTACCAGTGGAAGTTGTTCCTTGTAGAACTCTATGCTCTTCTTCTCTACAGCCAGAGCTTCTTGATAGGCAGGAATCTGATCAGTTGCAGAAGGGAAGGAGTCTGGGTCGAATGCCTTGAAGACTTTCTTTGCTGCTTCTATTACCGTGGTATTAACTGCTACTGGTGCACTCTTCTTCTGTAGGGCACGGAAATAACTTTCATGTTTCTTTTCGTCATCAGCGAGCATCTTGAAGATGTTTGCAAAACCTTCGTCTGGTGCCTTTTTTGCAAGGTCAGTATAGAACTGAATACCTTCCTGTTCCAGTTTAATTGCTACTTCAAATAGGTCCATGGATGTCCTCCTAATGTCCATAGTATAGGTAGGATATGGTGGGAAAGCAAGTGCGATCATTTAGTGGGTGAGTAAATCTAATTCAGTTTCCAACAGGGGAGAAAAGTCATACACATACTTGTTGTGATAGTTTAGATACTTTTCAGTTCCATCGGGTATCATGCTTAGGTGTTTGGTGTCATCAACCCCGAGACGATCATATTCATTGTTATCGAGTTGTTTTGATAACTTGATGGTCCCTTTTGATGGGTCGAATGAGATCATTCCCAAGTCGAAGAGTTTGTCGTACAGAGGTGAGAGTATGAGTGCGTTTTTTGGGTCAATTCGCTCATGGTCATCTGCAACTCTCCATGGTTTGATATGACTGGCAACAAGTATCTTGGGTTCTTCAATTCCCAATACCGCACAGCTGTTGTTCCAGAGTTCAAGCGCCTGTCGGCGATACGTTTGCTGCACGGTTCTCTGGATGGTTGTCCCGATACGTGTAGTCGGGATAATTCCCTGATCAAAGCCATAGGGTTGTTCCTGATCAAAGGAATGTTCTTTATCGTAGTACCTGAAGGGTGGAGTGTATTCATACAGACTGAATTTGGTTTTGCATGGGGTGCCAGGTTCAAAGTACTGAGAAGAGATGGGAATAGCCCGACCGTAGTAGGTGTAGGGGGTCTTTACCCGATCCCTGACGAATACGAATATTTCGTATTCTCCGGTATTCATCCGTTTCTCGACAAACCGTTGCTTAAGCTGCCCTTCCCAGTAGAGAACATCGTTGTCGATATGGTCAACATACGGGGTGGCATAGCTCTCTTTCTTCAAATTGATCAGCAATACAATTGCATCCTCCCCAGTTCTTGAAAGCACGCCCTTACGCATTGTTGCTACAATGTTCATTTCCATCAGATCAGCAATGTCCTGTAATACATAATGACTCCCGATTGCCAGGTGGGTAATCAATTTCTGGGAAATTCGGTTTGAGAGCTGCTCTGCCATGAGCCCAGGATACGCCCAAGGGGGGTATCCGTCAATGTTTGTTTTCCAAAGGAGCATAATTCCATGCTACTATTCCCAGAAGGACAAACCAATGAAAACAATACAGGAACGTATTCACCATATTCAGAAACTACTCCACTTGGATGATGAGCAGATGGCTGAGAAACTTGGATTAGAAGAAGAGGCATACCAGAGAGGAATTGAAGTTTCTCCCTCTGAATTGCTGGAACTTCTTTGCACTACCTTTGGGGTTTCCCTCTCTTATCTTGAAGAAGGGAAGGGGAGTGTTTTCCGTGAACGATCACTCCCTGTTTCCGATATTCTCGCCTTCCGGGATGCACGGAACTGGAAACAGTTTCACACTCCCAAAGACCTGGCAATTTCTCTCAGCCTCGAATCCTCTGAACTACTCGAATGTTTCCAGTGGTCTGGTGAGGATGTGCATGTGGGAAAGAAACAAAAGCAGATGGAAGAGGAACTGGCTGATATTCTCATCTATTCAGTGTTGTTTGCCGATTCCATTGGGGTTGATATCCCTACAATTATCGAGAAGAAGCTACGTAAGAATGCAGAGAAGTATGATGTAAAGAAAGCGTATGGATCCGCAAAGAAATACACAGAGCTCTAGTAATTCCTCACGCGACAATTCTTGGAGTGTGGTACACTAAGTAGATGCCACGGAGGGTGTGATGCTCGTATACGAAGGTGATAAACAGCAATTCTTGTCCGATGTCCAGGATAATTCAATTGATCAGAAGATTGAAATGAACATGTGGAGCAAGCTCCACAGAAGAGTCAGCTCAAGTGAAGAACAGTCCTGGCGTAACTCATTGAATTACATGCAGAATGTGTTACTCGATTCCGAGATTCCTGACACCTCCGGTGTAGCTATTGAATTTGGAATACCCAATACCAATAAACGAGTCGATTTCATCCTTACTGGTTTGGACCAAGCGAACAAACACAATGCGGTAATCGTTGAGCTGAAGCAGTGGAGCAAGGTTGAATCTGTTCCCTATGTTGACCAACTGCTGGAGGCTGAGATTATTGATGTACAGACACGTTTCTCCCATGGTCAGCAAGTAGTGCATCACCCCTCTTACCAAGCATGGTCATATCGCTCCCTTATCTCCAACTTCAATGCAAATGTACACGAGATACCGATTCACTTGGAAAGCTGTGCGTATTTGCATAACTATGTACCTCCAGTAGATGATCCTCTGAAGAAGGCTTACTTCCAAAGTATTCTTGAGGAATCCCCAGTATTCTATCGCAGTGATGTCAAGAAGTTACGGGACTATATCAAGAAGTACATCCATACAGGGGATGCAAAGCAAACCTTGTACTACATTGATAACGGGGAGATCCGGCCTTCCAAAAGTTTGCAGGACTCCCTCTCTGCGATGCTGAAAAGGAAAGAGGAGTTCATACTCATCGACGAGCAGAAGATTGTCTATGAACAGATGCTCTCCTTTGCTCGCAGAAGCAATGAAGATGGAAGGAAACGGGTTTTTATAGTGCAAGGAGGACCCGGGACAGGCAAGACGGTCGTTGCAATCAATCTCTTGGTGCAGTTGATCAACGATGACCAGGTGTGTGCATACGTGACAAAGAACAGTGCTCCGAGAAAGGTCTTTGAGGCCAAACTACGCTCTGGCGCGTTTAAGAGAAATAATATCAGCAGCCTATTCAAAGGTTCCACGGCGTTTGTTGAATCAGACACGAATGACTTTGGAACGCTTATCGTTGACGAAGCACATAGGCTCAATAAAAGGTCACAACAGGGGCCAAAGGTTACCGGGGAAGATCAGATCAAGGAGATCATCAACGCAAGCAGGTGCAGCGTGTTCTTTATTGATGAAGACCAACGCGTAACCGCTCAGGATTATGGTGACCGGTCTCAAATTCTTTATTGGGCCAAAGCTTTCAACGCAGAGGTGCAGGAGGGGAGGCTGCTCTCCCAATTTAGGTGCAATGGATCTGATGGATATCTTTCTTGGCTTGATGGAGTACTGGGAATCCAGGAAGAGACAGCCAATCCCACCTTGGAAGGCATCGACTATGACTTCCAGGTAGTGGATGATCCCAATGAACTGCGTAGGCTTATTGAAGAGAGAAATAGGGAAGACGATAAAGCCAGGATTGTAGCAGGGTACTGTTGGGATTGGGTGAGTAAGAACAATCCAGATTCAGTTCCAGATATTGCCATTGATAACTTCTCCATGTACTGGAACCTCAGCAGTGACGGTACCTATGCAATTTCCAAAGGATCAATCAACCAAGTTGGCTGCATTCATACCACCCAAGGACTCGAATTCAGCTATGTTGGGGTGATAATCGGAGATGACCTACGATTTGAGAACGGAAAAGTCATCTCTGATTACACCAAGCGGGCAAGAACCGACCAATCACTGAAAGGATTGAAAGGACCTATCAAGAAAGGTGATCAGGAGGCAAAGAAAACTGCCGATATCATCATACGCAATACCTATCGCACACTCATGAGCCGGGGGATGAAAGGCTGTTATGTCTATTGCACGAATACAGAGCTTGCTCACTTCTTGAAAACCAGAATAGCTGGGTATGGAGAAGAAGAGGAAAGTCCCTTGTTGGCAGCTGAAAGGGAAGAATAGTATGAGTGGCAGAGAACAGTAGGAAATTTCGAATATATGCTATTGATGAGTAATCGTTCCCAGAATCCCCAATAACTCTCATGAAATCAAGAATATTTTCTTATTTGTTACTCCCAATCTGTTGATTGCATAATACTACAACTACTATTATAATATTACAAAAGATTGAAAATAGTGTATAATTAATACTATGATAACACTTATAAGTCCATCAATAGCCCAGAAGAAGATAGCACAGAACTTGAAAGAGCGCAGATTGCAAAAGAACTTGACCCAAGAAGGGTTGTCAGTTCGCTCGGGTGTCCCCCTGGCAACCCTACGTAAGTTTGAACAACAAGGCGTTATATCTTTTGAATCGCTCTTGAAGCTTATGATGGTGCTGGGGATGTTGGAAGCCATGGTTGAAGCTACTAAGATTTCACACACTTCATTCTCCTCTATTGATGAAGTCATTGCATTGGAGACTTCCTCAAAGCGGAAGCGGGGAAGGAAAGCATGAAACCTTACAAAGCGGTGAAGACCCTACTCGTGAAGATCGATTTTGGTAATGGAACCATTCCTGTTGGTCGTCTGGCATTGCGAGATCGTCGTATCTACTTCTCTTATGAACTGTCTTTCCTCGAACAAGGCCTTGAAATCTCCCCATTCTCTCTTCCCTTGCAAGCAGGTGTGAAGACTTTCGACCATAGTTTGTTTGAAGGATTGCCTGGTGTATTCAATGACAGTCTTCCTGATGGGTGGGGTAGGCTTCTCCTAGATCGGTTCGTTCGCTCTCAAGGTGTCTTTCCATCAGAGCTTTCTCCCTTGGATCGATTGGCAATGATTGGATCACAAGGCCTAGGCGCGTTGGTATATGAACCTGAGTATGATGTTCCTTTTGATGGTGGGCCAGTTGACTTGAACATTGTTGCATCACAGGCACAAGAAGTACTTGAGGGATCCTCCTCAGAGGTTGTAAGCCGTCTTCTTGCGTTGAATGGATCCTCCTCTGGTGCACGGCCAAAGGCATTAATTGGTGTTTCTGAGAACAAAGAGCGAATTCTGCATGGAAAAGAATCATTTACCGCAGGGTATGAGCCTTGGTTGGTGAAATTTCCAAACACACAAGATGGTATCGATGCTGGTGCTATTGAGTATGTGTATGCCTTGATGGCAAAGCAGTCGGGCATACTAATGCCCGAAGTTCACTTGTTCTCAGCCCATGAAGGACCGGGGTATTTTGCTGCCAAGCGGTTTGATCGAAATGGGGTTAAGCGCTTGCATATGCATACTGCTAGTGGATTGTTACATGCTGATTTTCGCTTTCCCTCACTTGATTACCAAGACTTGCTGAATCTTACATCCATGTTGACCAGTGATATCCGGGAGGTAGAGAAAATGTATCGTCTTGCAGTATTCAACGTCCTAGCGCATAATCGTGATGACCACGCGAAAAACTTTAGCTTCCTCATGGATGCACATGGGAAGTGGACACTTTCTCCGGCCTATGACCTTACCTTCTCCTCCGGTCCAGGAGGGGAGCAAAGTACCATGGTCATGGGGGAAGGAAAGTATCCTGATGTAGAGCATCTTCTCAGGTTGGGGCTTAATACCAAGCTTTCAAAGCAGCAGATTACTTCAATCATTAACCAGACTCGTTCAGCGCTATCAGGGTGGAATACGCTTGCAAGGCAAAATGGCGTAAGCAATGAGAATATATCCTCGATTTCCCAGAAGATCTGTCAGTAAATCCTATCGGCAGAGGTCTTTCAGTCCTTCCCAGATCATTACCATCGCCATCGTATCCAATTCGCAGTACTTCAGAAGGGCGTTCTGTATTTCGCTACGCTCATAGTCCGACATCTCCTCAAACTGCATTCTTGCATATGCAGTGAGTGCCGCACCTCCTTCCCTGAGTTCATCATCACTGCTCAAAATATCAAGATCCTTGTCCGAGATGTCCTGGAACATCCTTGGTAGCAACTTGTACGGGTCAGTTACCTTTCCATCTTTGATCTTGACCCATTGCCAGTTCTTGAAATTCGTACTCTTGATCCTTCCCTTCGCACCATAGATTGGCTGTGAATATTTCTCCTGTAATACAACCGAACTGTTCAGAATTGCCGGGAGTACCTGTTTGATGGAATTGGATCCCTTTGTGGACGGATCATAGTAGTAACGCTTCACTACTTCCCACAGGTCCACCATATCTCGCTCACCGCTCCACTGCTCAGAGGATTTGCCTGTTGCATGGGTAATGGATTTGATGAAGCTCTGGAGTTGCTTCCTGTCTGGGATGTCTCTTGTATCAGAGTTGAGTTGCTGATAGATCAAATTGAGGAATGTGTTCTCATGATTGGAGTAGCGAAAAATACTTCCCCGGTCATGGTCCAACTGTTCTTTCAATGCCCGTATGAACTCATAGTTGGGAAAAATCCCACGTTCTGTGTTCAGGTACTCCCCAGCGTGTTCGACACTCCCATCTTTTTGAACAGTATGATGGGAAAATTGAAACGCCACTCCTTCATAGGGGTGGAGCCCTGCATTGAAGGGGATGGCTGCCATCGTTGTCTCGAAGTCGATGAAGTGCAGAGGGAAAACCCAGCTGTCCATCTCTCTTTTTAAGTTCTCTCGGTCAAGCCAGGGAGAATCGTCCCTTGTTTTGTATTTCTGAATCTGCAGCCACTGTCGTTCACTCGCCGAGATTCCTGGTCTTGTATCAGGTCTTGGATGGATGTCACTCTCACTGATGTCATCCATCTTGATGATACCCTCTTCAATTAGTTCATCCTTTCCCCTGAAGTTCCAGACATCCAAAACCGTTTGGCATGCAAAGTCCTCATCGCTCCATCCCAAAACCTCTTTCCAACACTCCTTCTTCCCGCTCTTGAGTCTCTCTTGTGTATTGTCATCGGTTGTGTGGAACTCACATACAGCGCATTTAGAAGCAATGGGGGTACGGATTTTTGTATCGGTAGCATAAGAATCTGCCAGACGATCAACATATTGGGAGAACTGCAGGGAGGTGTTGTTGACTTCATGTTGCGTCTGATAGATTCTCTCGCATTCAGTGTCCACAGGTACGGTGCAGAGAATCGGGGGTGTGAGATCATCTTTTGTAAGGGCCTCTGATATTGAGACAGATTTCCGTCCTGTTGCATCATGGGTCAGCCGGAACTTTTGGTTCAATCCATCGGTTGGGCAAATAGCTGATTTGTCAGCCATCATAAGATGTGCAGATATCTCATAGTGCGGGAAAGCTAGGGAAAGTACATATTTCTGGAAGGCAACATCATAGAGATAAGGTTTCCATTTTGCACTGATCGATCCATCTAGCTTGGAAAAAGGGTGTGATTCTCTTGGATCAAACGATTTTGCCTTCACCTCATAGAGCCTGATCTGAGTTCCCTCCTTGACCAAGATGTCGGCACGGATGAACAGATTCTTTGCTGCAATGGCTGCTTCATAGAGTATGACACTGTCGGTCTGAAGCAGCTCATTAGTTTCCTCAAGCGCTTTCTTATAGTCCAGTGTCTTGATCTCATGACCACCTGGGAAATAGCATTTTGCAAGCTCCCCAACCTGAAAGCCCCCATCTGCCAGGGCAAGCAGGAAGCTATCATCAAGATTCTGGTTCGCATAGCTCTCTTTTCCTGTATAGAAGAGTTTTGTTGGGCATTCAGTAGCCAGCTTGAATCGGGATTTCGTCAAATACCTTTCTTTTGCCATTATGGTTTTCTCCATATGTTAGTCACGGCATAGTATACAGCATTCGAGCATACATCT is from uncultured Sphaerochaeta sp. and encodes:
- a CDS encoding HNH endonuclease signature motif containing protein, with protein sequence MAEQLSNRISQKLITHLAIGSHYVLQDIADLMEMNIVATMRKGVLSRTGEDAIVLLINLKKESYATPYVDHIDNDVLYWEGQLKQRFVEKRMNTGEYEIFVFVRDRVKTPYTYYGRAIPISSQYFEPGTPCKTKFSLYEYTPPFRYYDKEHSFDQEQPYGFDQGIIPTTRIGTTIQRTVQQTYRRQALELWNNSCAVLGIEEPKILVASHIKPWRVADDHERIDPKNALILSPLYDKLFDLGMISFDPSKGTIKLSKQLDNNEYDRLGVDDTKHLSMIPDGTEKYLNYHNKYVYDFSPLLETELDLLTH
- a CDS encoding EAL domain-containing protein produces the protein MAMYVVCRSVMVQVGVLVVGVSGEETTTIEKSLNTAEIWFVSTEAEAVACVQEHPSIRVALLDFASCVSLLQTLAQYPIHSIVITNDNTVQERKALALGASDCLRRPYSPELLRIRVDLHATSFMEEQNVLFDSLLWQAPIGIAIYSGPDAAHLEMVKANTILLEIMGRSKEELMTVDWREITYPEDLEKELVKYKRFSRHEIPGYEIEKRFIKPDGSLIWVNMTVSRLYANQPEAEDYLCIVKDITEQKELDISLRERERIIHSYFSQLPGMAYRCSFDEQWTMQFVSSGCLDLTGYSPEELLNNAAVSFNELILPMHRKRVKEEWKKLATKDTPFIQEYEITTKKGELKWVYDTGRGIIDENGDIIAIEGMLFDISDRKQDELTLAYYHNHDEWTELPNRRSLVYLLENELKHAGHALLAVNLTALHALSAVHGLLYSRNLVKCVAMRLQALSDSEHVLFSSYEYQLVFFIKEPVDSTALFSFGRLVSKNVATLLREERVGWGIGLIELSEAPVEEILTNLLVASEQALSDFDAGHEVCVFDEAMQQAMRRRTTIERELADLIKHPSSFSFYLQFQPIWDVKTQTISGFEALSRMKSPILGSVSPSEFIEVAEKAKLIVPLGKIIIDKALKFLSLIEKEGFSNVGVSINISAIQLMNKAFLPSLMEAVEHHRVETENITLEVTESVFISKFQEVNDLFCHLQQRGISIAIDDFGTGYSTLSRERELNVNVLKIDKTFIDKLEVLQEKEAITAEIISLAHKLGHTVIAEGVEFENQYSYLKKYQCDKIQGFLFSKPLDISDALVLLKQTNRT
- a CDS encoding ferritin family protein, with amino-acid sequence MDLFEVAIKLEQEGIQFYTDLAKKAPDEGFANIFKMLADDEKKHESYFRALQKKSAPVAVNTTVIEAAKKVFKAFDPDSFPSATDQIPAYQEALAVEKKSIEFYKEQLPLVTDEEAKKALSLILSEEKRHYEVLKEMLKLITRPHRWVEDAEFGVREDY
- a CDS encoding helix-turn-helix transcriptional regulator — protein: MITLISPSIAQKKIAQNLKERRLQKNLTQEGLSVRSGVPLATLRKFEQQGVISFESLLKLMMVLGMLEAMVEATKISHTSFSSIDEVIALETSSKRKRGRKA
- a CDS encoding DUF2779 domain-containing protein, whose protein sequence is MAKERYLTKSRFKLATECPTKLFYTGKESYANQNLDDSFLLALADGGFQVGELAKCYFPGGHEIKTLDYKKALEETNELLQTDSVILYEAAIAAKNLFIRADILVKEGTQIRLYEVKAKSFDPRESHPFSKLDGSISAKWKPYLYDVAFQKYVLSLAFPHYEISAHLMMADKSAICPTDGLNQKFRLTHDATGRKSVSISEALTKDDLTPPILCTVPVDTECERIYQTQHEVNNTSLQFSQYVDRLADSYATDTKIRTPIASKCAVCEFHTTDDNTQERLKSGKKECWKEVLGWSDEDFACQTVLDVWNFRGKDELIEEGIIKMDDISESDIHPRPDTRPGISASERQWLQIQKYKTRDDSPWLDRENLKREMDSWVFPLHFIDFETTMAAIPFNAGLHPYEGVAFQFSHHTVQKDGSVEHAGEYLNTERGIFPNYEFIRALKEQLDHDRGSIFRYSNHENTFLNLIYQQLNSDTRDIPDRKQLQSFIKSITHATGKSSEQWSGERDMVDLWEVVKRYYYDPSTKGSNSIKQVLPAILNSSVVLQEKYSQPIYGAKGRIKSTNFKNWQWVKIKDGKVTDPYKLLPRMFQDISDKDLDILSSDDELREGGAALTAYARMQFEEMSDYERSEIQNALLKYCELDTMAMVMIWEGLKDLCR
- a CDS encoding DUF2075 domain-containing protein produces the protein MLVYEGDKQQFLSDVQDNSIDQKIEMNMWSKLHRRVSSSEEQSWRNSLNYMQNVLLDSEIPDTSGVAIEFGIPNTNKRVDFILTGLDQANKHNAVIVELKQWSKVESVPYVDQLLEAEIIDVQTRFSHGQQVVHHPSYQAWSYRSLISNFNANVHEIPIHLESCAYLHNYVPPVDDPLKKAYFQSILEESPVFYRSDVKKLRDYIKKYIHTGDAKQTLYYIDNGEIRPSKSLQDSLSAMLKRKEEFILIDEQKIVYEQMLSFARRSNEDGRKRVFIVQGGPGTGKTVVAINLLVQLINDDQVCAYVTKNSAPRKVFEAKLRSGAFKRNNISSLFKGSTAFVESDTNDFGTLIVDEAHRLNKRSQQGPKVTGEDQIKEIINASRCSVFFIDEDQRVTAQDYGDRSQILYWAKAFNAEVQEGRLLSQFRCNGSDGYLSWLDGVLGIQEETANPTLEGIDYDFQVVDDPNELRRLIEERNREDDKARIVAGYCWDWVSKNNPDSVPDIAIDNFSMYWNLSSDGTYAISKGSINQVGCIHTTQGLEFSYVGVIIGDDLRFENGKVISDYTKRARTDQSLKGLKGPIKKGDQEAKKTADIIIRNTYRTLMSRGMKGCYVYCTNTELAHFLKTRIAGYGEEEESPLLAAEREE
- a CDS encoding type II toxin-antitoxin system HipA family toxin; amino-acid sequence: MKPYKAVKTLLVKIDFGNGTIPVGRLALRDRRIYFSYELSFLEQGLEISPFSLPLQAGVKTFDHSLFEGLPGVFNDSLPDGWGRLLLDRFVRSQGVFPSELSPLDRLAMIGSQGLGALVYEPEYDVPFDGGPVDLNIVASQAQEVLEGSSSEVVSRLLALNGSSSGARPKALIGVSENKERILHGKESFTAGYEPWLVKFPNTQDGIDAGAIEYVYALMAKQSGILMPEVHLFSAHEGPGYFAAKRFDRNGVKRLHMHTASGLLHADFRFPSLDYQDLLNLTSMLTSDIREVEKMYRLAVFNVLAHNRDDHAKNFSFLMDAHGKWTLSPAYDLTFSSGPGGEQSTMVMGEGKYPDVEHLLRLGLNTKLSKQQITSIINQTRSALSGWNTLARQNGVSNENISSISQKICQ
- a CDS encoding nucleotide pyrophosphohydrolase, whose translation is MKTIQERIHHIQKLLHLDDEQMAEKLGLEEEAYQRGIEVSPSELLELLCTTFGVSLSYLEEGKGSVFRERSLPVSDILAFRDARNWKQFHTPKDLAISLSLESSELLECFQWSGEDVHVGKKQKQMEEELADILIYSVLFADSIGVDIPTIIEKKLRKNAEKYDVKKAYGSAKKYTEL